In Toxoplasma gondii ME49 chromosome X, whole genome shotgun sequence, a single genomic region encodes these proteins:
- a CDS encoding electron-transfer-flavoprotein, alpha polypeptide (encoded by transcript TGME49_207250), protein MQYIFLVPPMTVFNQTTTIAGMTAGRLSRGGKQTLMDRVAGCHLNRRSLLHRRSGTLRHQALYPITCYEKSMSSLASPVCSHREISSSFFSTALPTNPVVTTTGLVFRRRFTVTLVIADHSDKTKQAATHGSNDHGTAKTVTPPTLAAIQAASFFRQPVEVLLCGKNTSLSPHAECLSYMPGVSRVLQYTNAAMQHYPPVALAVLLRRLQHERDVSVICGSSSGICVDALPRLSALLDVQPIADVVAVKDANTFVRQIYAGTALCTVKSSDKVKVLTVCATAFPLSEKLNERTGNEPAPIEHLPAVDEISQLTWITEDVTLADKPQLDAAEIVVAGGRGLKSRSEFTRLLEPLRARLRNAAIGASRAAVDSGYAAYDLQIGQTGKVVAPKLYIGVGLSGAIQHMTGMKDSKVIVAINNDLGAPIFQIADYCVYGDLFQVVPELTAKLPQQ, encoded by the exons ATGCAGTATATTTTCCTCGTCCCACCCATGACTGTCTTTAACCAAACCACCACTATAGCCGGCATGACTGCAGGCAGACTCAGCCGCGGCGGGAAACAAACGTTGATGGACAGGGTCGCAGGCTGCCACCTCAACCGTAGAAGCCTTCTACACCGAAGAAGTGGCACCCTGCGGCATCAGGCACTGTATCCCATCACCTGCTACGAAAAATCAATGTCATCCCTGGCTTCGCCAGTGTGTTCTCATCGAGAAATATCTAGtagcttcttctccacggCCTTACCGACG AACCCCGTGGTGACAACGACTGGGCTGGTTTTTCGTAGACGCTTCACCGTGACGCTTGTCATAGCTGATCACAGTGACAAAACAAAACAGGCAGCTACTCATGGCTCAAATGATCATGGAACCGCTAAAACGGTGACCCCTCCGACGCTCGCCGCTATCCAGGCTGCATCTTTTTTCCGGCAGCCG GTAGAAGTCCTGCTATGTGGAAAAAAcacctctctttcgcctcacGCTGAGTGTCTGTCATACATGCCCGGCGTCTCCAGGGTGTTGCAGTACACGAACGCCGCAATGCAGCATTATCCACCAGTTGCTCTGGCAGTGCTGCTACGTCGGCTTCAGCACGAACGGGACGTGTCTGTCATTTGCGGATCATCCAGCGGCATCTGCGTAGACGCACTGCCCCGTTTATCAGCTCTTCTCGATGTGCAGCCCATTGCAGATGTGGTTGCTGTCAAA GACGCCAATACATTCGTCCGACAGATATATGCAGGCACCGCTCTGTGTACCGTTAAGTCCTCCGATAAAGTTAAA GTGCTAACGGTATGTGCCACAGCGTTCCCCCTCAGCGAGAAATTGAATGAAAGGACGGGAAATGAACCTGCTCCAATCGAACACCTGCCAGCGGTTGATGAGATTTCTCAGCTT ACGTGGATAACCGAGGACGTCACACTGGCAGATAAGCCTCAACTCGACGCCGCGGAAATA GTCGTAGCAGGGGGTCGAGGACTGAAAAGCAGGTCTGAGTTCACCCGGCTCTTGGAACCCCTCAGAGCCAGGCTTCGAAACGCAGCAA TTGGAGCTTCGCGAGCGGCTGTTGACTCTGGGTACGCTGCTTATGATCTCCAA ATAGGACAAACAGGAAAGGTGGTTGCACCGAAATTATACATTGGAGTGGGGCTCAGCGGGGCGATCCAGCACATGACAGGAATGAAGGACTCGAAAGTCATTGTAGCCATCAACAACGACCTCGGGGCACCCATATTTCAA ATCGCAGACTACTGCGTATATGGCGATTTGTTCCAAGTCGTTCCAGAATTGACGGCAAAACTACCTCAACAGTAG